The genomic segment GATCACGAGTGCGGAAATACCCCCCAAACGTTCCTAACGTCATCCCGCTGACGCGCATGTTCCCGTTTTTATTGGGCTGTGTGCGATAGGTTGTCTTGATATCCACCGCAATGCAAACGCTTTCATCAGATTTCGAGATGAGACTAATATCTGGATACTGGTTTTGTGTCTGAGCAAGCACAATATGATAGCCTTGGTCTTCTCCAAAACGTAGGATCACCGGACATAGAAGCAGTTCAAGGACTTTCGATAAGACTTTTGTGTCTATTGAAATGGTATAGATGCGCTTGTAGATATCAATAAACCCTTTGACCGTCCAATCACCGTTGGGGGTTACAAGGCGTTCCTGAAAGGCATCCATATAGTGAAGTAAGCGTTCCCCAAAGGAATCATGTGGCAAGCTCATGGGCGTTTATCTAAAGCCCAATCAGCACTAATTCATGGGCTTTTGCGTGAGCCAAAGCGTATTGTTTAGGTTGGGATGATGCGGTTACCTGTTTTTTGTAGCGGCTCAACAAGCGTATCAAGTCATCCTTCGAGGGGATACCATCGTCCCGATAGGAAATCACCAAAATACTCTTACGGTGTCGTTCAATCAGTTGCTCAAAAGCCTTTATAATCTCGCCCGCCTGATTCCAAGGCGATTCTTGTGGTTGCAGACGGCGATGTTTGCTTCGATAGTCTATGTGGGTGCGCCAGGAATCGTAATGGACAAGCCCTTCAAGAAAATGATAAAAATCGCGGTAATCAACACCGATTCCTTTTCGGTTAAGGTAAGGAGGATCGATATAGACCAGATCAGCGCCTGTCGGGGTTTCCGCTGCATCAACGTGGAGCGCATGATTTGTCTGACCATTGTCAAAGATTGCGCGGTTTGCCTCAGCGGCAAAGTTCCGAAAGTGCCTTTCAAAAGGCGTGTTCCAAGTCGTTTCATTGCCAAAACTGCGTTCCACATGGGCAGTTCGCATGTAAAGATTGGCACGATGAAAGAGATTGTACGGGCGCTTGATAAGACAGGCTTGGAACAGAGCAAAAAGCGCTAGTGCTTGTTTGTATTGGTCAGAGAACAACGCCTGAATATTGTGGACGACCCGATCTAGCCCAGCATTTTCTTCAGAGGTGAAATATATCCCCTCAAAAGTCTTTTGAATGAAGGTTGGATAGTCCACCCCTTCCTGAGCAGTCAAGACCCGATCAATATCCCCCGGCGAGAGCGTTACCTGCCGATTCTCAATGAGCGCTTGCCCAATATGCCAATTGAAGGTCAACAGATCGTTATATATTACCTGTTTACCCGCATTCTTGAACATATGACTCACAGCCCCCGTCCCGCCGAAAACATCCAGCACAGTGTCAAATGACAAATGCCAGACGTTTTCCCAAATCCAATCAACCAACGTTCGTTTGCTCCCCTGATACCGCGTTGAGGGAAAAGGGTAGTTAAAGGGGCGAACAGATCCCGGCGAAAACAAGGACAGTTGTTGAGAGGGCATGATCCCATCTTCTTCATCCGGCATACTTACAAGGATAGACAGATTGCCGTAGATTGTCTAATCCCGCCAGAGTATGATGATATTATATGACTGATATGCCGATGATGCGCCCCTCCCATCTCTCCCCTCACCCCGCCGCCGCCAGCGCCTCTCGGAATGCCATCAAGGTTGCCGTGATGACTTCCTCCCCATGCGCGGCGGAGAGAAACCCCGCTTCAAAGGCGGAAGGCGCAAGGTACACCCCCCGTTCCAACAAGGCGTGGAACACACGCCCATACCGTCCAGCATCGCAGCGCTTTGCCGACTCATAATCCGTGATGGGCTGTTCGGCAAAGAAGAAGCCAAACATCGTGCCAGCGCTCCCCGCCTGAAAGGGAATCCCCTTTTCCGCCGCAGTCTCTCGTAAGCCGTTCACCAAGCGCGTCGTCGCCGCCTCTGTCTGGGCAAAGACCTCCGGCGTCCAGCCCTCCAACGTTGCCAGCCCCGCCGCCATTGCCAACGGGTTGCCAGAGAGCGTCCCCGCTTGGTACATCTTCCCCGCCGGCGCAACCATCGCCATAATGTCCGCCCGTCCGCCATAGGCACCGACGGGCAAGCCACCCCCAATGACTTTTCCGAGAGTCGTCAGGTCGGGGGAAACTCTGTATCGCGCCTGTGCGCCGCCAAGCGCCACGCGAAAGCCAGTCATGACCTCATCGAAAATCAAAAGTGTGCCATGTCGTGCCGTCAGATCGCGCAGCGCGGACAAGTACCCCTCAGCCGGAAGGACAAACCCCATATTGCCAACCACCGGTTCAAGGATCACGGCGGCAATCTCCTTTGGATGATCGGCAAAAACACTTTCTAGCGCGGGAAGATCGTTGAAAGGAAGGCTGATTGTATCTGCCGTGACACCCGCCGGAACGCCCGGACTATCGGGCAAGCCAAGCGTTGCCACGCCCGATCCCGCCTGCACAAGCAGCATGTCGCCATGTCCGTGATAATGTCCGGCAAATTTGACGATTTTCGCCCGCCCGGTGTAGGCGCGGGCAAGGCGGAGGGCGCTCATCGTCGCCTCTGTGCCGCTGTTCACAAAGCGGAGGCGCTCCATCGAGGGGACGCGGGCAATAACCTGTTCGGCAAGGGCGGTTTCAAGGGCAGTCGGTGCGCCATAGCTTGTCCCCCGCCCCGCTTGGCTGCGGATTGCCTCAACCACAGCGGGGGCAGCATGACCCAAGACCAGCGGACCCCAACTCAACACGTAATCAATGTAACGGTTGCCATCGGCATCCCACAGGTACGCGCCCTCGGCGTGATTGATGAACAGCGGCGTCCCCCCAACGCCCCGAAAGGCACGCACAGGCGAATTTACCCCGCCGGGAATCACCGCTTGGGCGGCAGTATAGAGACGGTTTGATGCGGTGGTTTGGTAAGGCATGGCATCCCTTTGT from the Anaerolineales bacterium genome contains:
- a CDS encoding DNA adenine methylase, with protein sequence MPSQQLSLFSPGSVRPFNYPFPSTRYQGSKRTLVDWIWENVWHLSFDTVLDVFGGTGAVSHMFKNAGKQVIYNDLLTFNWHIGQALIENRQVTLSPGDIDRVLTAQEGVDYPTFIQKTFEGIYFTSEENAGLDRVVHNIQALFSDQYKQALALFALFQACLIKRPYNLFHRANLYMRTAHVERSFGNETTWNTPFERHFRNFAAEANRAIFDNGQTNHALHVDAAETPTGADLVYIDPPYLNRKGIGVDYRDFYHFLEGLVHYDSWRTHIDYRSKHRRLQPQESPWNQAGEIIKAFEQLIERHRKSILVISYRDDGIPSKDDLIRLLSRYKKQVTASSQPKQYALAHAKAHELVLIGL
- the hemL gene encoding glutamate-1-semialdehyde 2,1-aminomutase, giving the protein MPYQTTASNRLYTAAQAVIPGGVNSPVRAFRGVGGTPLFINHAEGAYLWDADGNRYIDYVLSWGPLVLGHAAPAVVEAIRSQAGRGTSYGAPTALETALAEQVIARVPSMERLRFVNSGTEATMSALRLARAYTGRAKIVKFAGHYHGHGDMLLVQAGSGVATLGLPDSPGVPAGVTADTISLPFNDLPALESVFADHPKEIAAVILEPVVGNMGFVLPAEGYLSALRDLTARHGTLLIFDEVMTGFRVALGGAQARYRVSPDLTTLGKVIGGGLPVGAYGGRADIMAMVAPAGKMYQAGTLSGNPLAMAAGLATLEGWTPEVFAQTEAATTRLVNGLRETAAEKGIPFQAGSAGTMFGFFFAEQPITDYESAKRCDAGRYGRVFHALLERGVYLAPSAFEAGFLSAAHGEEVITATLMAFREALAAAG